The nucleotide window TGTGGCGCCCCCCCATACCTCAAGCGACCAATAGCCGACTGCGTCGAGCTTTTGTGCGATGGGCAGCATGTCTTCCGTGCGCATGCGTGTCGCCAATAACGACTGATGGCCGTCTCGCAGCGCGACATCCGTGATCAGGACCGGCTTGCCGGCGGCCGGGGTAATCGTGAACTCGCCGGGGAGCGCCGGGGTACTCTTGGCGGTCTTGATCGCCGGAGCAGGCGATCTGGTCTTTTTCTGCGGTTTCCTTGTCGGTGGTCGTCTCTTCGCCATGATGGTTAGTACATCCCTTCGGGAAGCAGCGGGGTTTGTTCGAATTAGAGCCCTTCGTAGGCGGCAATCGCAGCCGACAGCGCCAACACCAGATCCTCCGGTTGCACAAACTCGTGGTACGAGAACAATTCAGGGTGGGTGTCGAAATACGACGTGTCGAAACGTCCTGCAATAAAGTCCGGTTCCTGCATGATCGCTTCCATAAACGGGATCGTTGTCTTTACTCCGCGCAGCACATATTCTTCGAGCGACCGCCTCATGCGGCTTACGGCTTCTTCCCAGGTGCGGCCTCGAACCGTCAACTTGGCCAGCAGCGCATCATAGTAAGGTGGAATTGTGTAATCCTTGTAGACCGCACCGTCGATGCGGACACCGATTCCACCAGGAGAGAGATACGCCGTGATCGTGCCCGTGCAGGGCAGGAAATTGTTTTTAGGGTCTTCCGCATTAATCCGGCATTGGATGGCGTGGCCCTGGAGGATCACGTCCTTTTGCTGGATGCTGAGCGGCAGGCCAGCCGCGATCTTAATCTGATTCCGCACGATATCGATGGCCGTGATCTGTTCCGTCACCGTGTGTTCGACTTGGAGGCGAGGATTCATCTCGATGAAGTAGAACTTGCCTTCTTGATCGAGCAGAAACTCCACGGTTCCCGCGTTGTCGTACTTCACCGCGCGTGCGATGGCGATGGCGGCATTGCCCATCTCGTCCCGTAACTTCGGTGTGAGAATCAAAGACGGTGCGATTTCAATCAACTTCTGGTGACGTCTCTGGATTGAACAATCGCGTTCATTTAAGTGAATGATATTCCCGTGGCGATCTCCCAGTATTTGGAACTCGATATGGTGCGGCCGCTCGATATATTTTTCGATGAAGACGCTGCCGTCTCCGAAGGAAGCTTGGGCCTCGCGCGAGGCGGCGTCCATGTTCTCTCGCAGCTCATCGTCTGATCGGACCACGCGAAGCCCGCGGCCGCCGCCGCCGGCGCTCGCCTTGATCATGACCGGGTAACCCGCTTTTTTTGCGAAGGCCAGGGCTTCTTTTACACTGGTAATGGCCCCATCCGTGCCGGGCACGATCGGAATGCCGGCCGATTCGGCGAGCTCGCGCGCCTTGACCTTGCTGCCCATCAGGGTAATGGCGTGGGTGGAAGGGCCGATGAACGTAATGCCGGAAGCCTGGCAGAGCTCAGCGAACTCCGCATTTTCAGAAAGAAACCCGTACCCGGGATGGACAGCATCGGCGCCGATCCGTTTGGCCAAGTCGACGATCTGGTTGCTATCCAAGAAACCCTTCACCGGCCCTGGCCCGACCAGGTAGGATTCGTCCGCCTTCTTCACATAGATCCCGGTCGAATCCGCTTCGGAGTAGATGGCAGCGGTGGCGATGTTCAATTCGCGGCAGGCGCGGATGATCCGCATAGCGATCTCACCGCGATTGGCGATTAAAATCTTCTTGAACATGTCTCAGCCTGTCGGTTCTTGTGCGGAAAGGAATCCAGAAAAACGAACGCGTAAGCTAGCATAGGATCAGGAGGTCTGTCGAGGGAGGAAAGGGTAAAGCGCAGCTGGGACGGAGGCGATGACACAAAGGCTGAATCGCTTCTCAAGAGCGAATCAGAGTGCAGGATGTGCCAGGATTGCAAATGCAGGACGTAACTGAAAAAGTGTCTCTGCTTTAACTCGTAGATCCCCTTGAGAAGATCCGTTTCCATCATGGTTTTGAACGGGGATGTTCAGCGCCAGCTATCTTACGAAGGGCCAAGGCCATATTGCGATGTTCCCGCAGTTCATCGGATAACGTTGCCGGATCCTGTGCCATGAGTGGGGCGAGGTCATGGAGCATCGAGGCTTTGACTTGCTCCCATCCCTGGCCTTCGTGTACGGAGGCCAGGAACAAGCGACCGGCTGCCTGCCAGGTTTGGATATGATTCGGCCCCAGGACTTCCCGGCTGAGCTGCAGCCCTTCTTGTAGCAGAGATCGTGCGGCAGCAAAATCGCCCTGCGTAATCATTATTGACCCAAGATTATTCATTGTGAGCAATGTTTCTGGGTGTTTGGCGCCGAGCTGATTTCGGCGCAGTTGGAGTACACGCTCCATCAATTCTCGCGCTTCTGCGAGCTTGCCTTCACCATGCAATGCGGCAGCCCGATTATGAAGGAATAGCAGATTCTCCGGAAGGTTCTCGCTTGATGAGGCCTTTAACGAATGTTCAAGATTCTCCGCACCTGCCGTGTCCTTCAGTGCGCGCAGGGTCACCGCTAGATTGCTTATCGCTGCGAGCGTCTCAACGTGCTCCGGGCCAAGTAGTTTTCGGCGCCCTGCCACGACGCCTTCTTGCAATGGGCGCGCATTGGCGAAGTCGCCGCTGGTCGCCATGGTTGTGGCTAGATTATTCGCCGCTGTCAACGTATCTTCGTGTTCGGTCCCCAATATATGAATACGCATCGCCAGCACCTGCTCTTGTAGCTCCCGTGCCTGCGCCAGCTGCCCTTGTTGCGCTAGCACAAGCGCCAAATCGCTTAACGCCGTCAGGGTGTCCGGGTGGCCCTTGCCCAGCGTGCGGCGGCAGATTTCTACCCTTCGCTGGTTCGTCTCCCATGCGTCAGGCAAGTCGCCCTTCAGACGCTGCATTCTCCCACGATAGAGCATGAAACCGAGCGTTACACGATGCTCGGGCCCGGCAGTGGCGCGACTGTATGAGACTAAGGCATTCGCCGAAAGAAGCGCGCTCGCGTAGTTGCCGTGCTGAGCGTCATAGATGTAAACGGCGTCCAGTAGTCGAGCTTGGGCCAATGTTGCGTGGACTGGGTCTGCCATGGCAGGTGCTAGCACTGCGCGCGCATGGGCAATGAGATCCCCGATGTTCCCATGCAAGCGAGCCTCG belongs to Nitrospira sp. and includes:
- the accC gene encoding acetyl-CoA carboxylase biotin carboxylase subunit, with translation MFKKILIANRGEIAMRIIRACRELNIATAAIYSEADSTGIYVKKADESYLVGPGPVKGFLDSNQIVDLAKRIGADAVHPGYGFLSENAEFAELCQASGITFIGPSTHAITLMGSKVKARELAESAGIPIVPGTDGAITSVKEALAFAKKAGYPVMIKASAGGGGRGLRVVRSDDELRENMDAASREAQASFGDGSVFIEKYIERPHHIEFQILGDRHGNIIHLNERDCSIQRRHQKLIEIAPSLILTPKLRDEMGNAAIAIARAVKYDNAGTVEFLLDQEGKFYFIEMNPRLQVEHTVTEQITAIDIVRNQIKIAAGLPLSIQQKDVILQGHAIQCRINAEDPKNNFLPCTGTITAYLSPGGIGVRIDGAVYKDYTIPPYYDALLAKLTVRGRTWEEAVSRMRRSLEEYVLRGVKTTIPFMEAIMQEPDFIAGRFDTSYFDTHPELFSYHEFVQPEDLVLALSAAIAAYEGL